A region of Desulfovibrio inopinatus DSM 10711 DNA encodes the following proteins:
- a CDS encoding sigma-54-dependent transcriptional regulator: MKPTVLIVDDDNAHRLMLKTMLSGWGYGTVEAGDGQEAVEIIHHRPFDAVLMDVRMAGMDGITALGHIKAYNPAIPVLIMTAYGSVSAAVDAVKGGAYDYLLKPLDFDDLRITLERSIEHLKLKTENRDLRDKLANTDVFSGIIGSSRAMRDVLELAATVAPSEATVLITGESGTGKELIAKAVHMASARNAGPLVSVNCAALTETLLESELFGHEKGAFTGADKRREGRFQKAHGGTLFLDEIGEIAPQIQARLLRAIQQGEIQRLGSDDLLRVDVRVLAATNRDLIKEVEAGRFREDLYYRLNVVSIHVPPLRERLDDIPLLVEHFLNVFADKNRKSVRGFTPKAMDMMLKYTWPGNVRELENAVERAVILTQTDRIGENELPLAIMKAYPGESSIPSPMAGDSHTLEDIEQRAILDTLAACDNNKSEAARRLGITRATLHKKLKRYGVK; encoded by the coding sequence ATGAAACCAACGGTCCTTATTGTCGATGACGACAACGCACACCGTCTCATGCTCAAAACCATGTTGTCGGGGTGGGGATATGGCACTGTTGAAGCCGGAGATGGCCAAGAGGCTGTGGAAATCATCCATCATCGACCATTTGATGCCGTTCTCATGGATGTGCGTATGGCCGGTATGGATGGCATTACCGCACTGGGACATATCAAAGCCTATAACCCGGCCATTCCCGTCCTCATTATGACGGCGTACGGTTCGGTATCGGCCGCCGTCGATGCCGTCAAGGGAGGGGCGTACGATTATTTATTGAAGCCGCTCGATTTCGATGATTTGCGCATCACCTTGGAACGCTCCATCGAACATCTCAAGCTCAAAACGGAAAATCGAGACTTACGCGATAAACTGGCGAATACGGATGTGTTTTCCGGCATCATCGGATCAAGCCGCGCTATGCGTGATGTACTGGAGCTTGCCGCAACCGTCGCACCGAGCGAAGCAACCGTGCTCATTACCGGTGAATCGGGAACAGGCAAAGAACTCATCGCCAAAGCCGTGCACATGGCCAGTGCCCGAAACGCCGGCCCCCTGGTGAGTGTCAATTGTGCCGCATTAACCGAAACTCTTCTCGAATCCGAACTGTTTGGCCATGAAAAAGGCGCGTTTACCGGAGCGGACAAACGCCGTGAAGGACGTTTTCAAAAGGCACATGGGGGCACTCTATTTCTTGATGAAATCGGCGAGATTGCCCCGCAAATCCAAGCCCGACTGCTCCGAGCCATTCAACAGGGTGAAATTCAACGCTTAGGCAGTGACGATCTGCTCAGAGTTGATGTTCGCGTTTTAGCGGCAACCAACCGTGACCTTATCAAAGAAGTTGAAGCCGGCCGATTCCGTGAAGATCTTTATTACCGGCTTAATGTCGTTTCGATTCATGTTCCACCACTGCGCGAACGTTTGGACGATATTCCGCTTCTTGTTGAGCATTTCCTCAATGTTTTTGCCGACAAGAACCGAAAATCCGTTCGCGGTTTCACGCCCAAAGCTATGGATATGATGCTCAAATACACTTGGCCGGGCAATGTTCGAGAACTCGAAAATGCCGTAGAGCGTGCAGTCATACTCACGCAGACGGACCGCATCGGTGAAAACGAACTCCCCCTTGCCATCATGAAAGCCTATCCAGGAGAATCGAGCATACCATCACCCATGGCGGGAGATTCGCATACCCTGGAGGATATCGAGCAACGCGCCATTCTCGATACCCTTGCCGCATGCGACAACAACAAGTCCGAAGCGGCGAGACGTCTTGGTATCACTCGCGCAACCTTACACAAGAAGCTGAAACGATACGGGGTGAAATAG
- a CDS encoding DUF2867 domain-containing protein produces the protein MQHAEMMESLRSLLESADHVDVKTVTSSVDMKSFVAGLINWRPAWARVLFRIRNIFAKWCGLEYDFQPSPKLTAETVPTTPGDPVDFFELHAYSPERLYVMFASDKHLDAYLAVVPEPGSEGLVNYSVYTIVMYNNRLGPIYFNVIRPFHHLIVQAMVQAAAKGVEEVPCAAC, from the coding sequence GTGCAACACGCTGAAATGATGGAGTCATTACGTTCCTTGTTAGAAAGTGCCGACCATGTCGACGTGAAAACCGTCACGAGCTCAGTTGATATGAAATCGTTTGTGGCAGGACTGATCAATTGGAGACCAGCATGGGCTCGTGTGTTGTTTCGTATTCGTAATATCTTCGCCAAATGGTGCGGGTTGGAATATGACTTTCAACCGTCTCCGAAGTTGACGGCGGAAACCGTACCGACCACACCGGGTGATCCTGTCGATTTTTTTGAGCTGCATGCATACAGCCCGGAGCGGTTGTATGTGATGTTTGCGAGTGACAAACACCTCGATGCGTATCTTGCTGTTGTGCCTGAACCTGGGTCCGAAGGTTTGGTCAATTACAGCGTGTATACCATTGTCATGTATAACAATAGGTTGGGGCCGATCTATTTCAACGTTATTCGGCCGTTTCATCATCTTATCGTTCAGGCGATGGTCCAAGCGGCAGCCAAGGGAGTGGAAGAAGTCCCTTGTGCTGCATGCTGA
- the dsrP gene encoding sulfate reduction electron transfer complex DsrMKJOP subunit DsrP has protein sequence MLDLVIRSGGRFWSWIGLLVAVIVGAGIAYLWQLKMGLTITGLSRDVSWGFYVAQLTFLVGVAASAVMLVLPYYLHNFKEFGKITIVGEFTAVATICMCLLFLFVDLGQPARAFNVFLHPTPNSVIFWDGTVLSAYMLVNIIVGWNVLQAERNGMAPPTWIKPLILFSIPLAFCIHTVTAFLYCGLPGRSFWLTAILAPRFLASAFASGPAFLILLLYILRRVSGFDVGEKAIAALMTIIRYGLLANLFFLVCEAFVVFYSNIPEHTAHFMYLYAGLEGKHALVPWMWLSVVLMVAAMWLLLVRRAYSNPRLIPAICIMVFLGTWIDKGLGLIAGGFIPSMTHEITEYVPTVLEVVISIGVYGIGALILSILLNVVVRVRQDRAGRLAKA, from the coding sequence ATGCTGGATTTGGTGATTCGGAGTGGAGGACGATTTTGGAGCTGGATAGGATTGCTTGTGGCCGTCATTGTCGGAGCAGGCATTGCCTACTTATGGCAGTTGAAAATGGGGTTGACCATTACAGGGTTGTCCCGGGATGTGTCCTGGGGGTTCTATGTGGCGCAACTCACGTTTCTCGTTGGGGTCGCTGCTTCTGCCGTCATGCTCGTGTTGCCGTATTATTTGCATAATTTCAAAGAATTCGGAAAAATAACGATTGTTGGTGAATTTACCGCAGTCGCGACAATTTGCATGTGCCTCCTGTTTTTGTTCGTCGACCTGGGACAACCGGCTCGCGCATTCAATGTTTTTCTTCATCCCACACCGAATTCAGTTATTTTTTGGGATGGAACCGTGTTGTCCGCATATATGCTGGTGAATATCATTGTGGGGTGGAATGTGCTGCAAGCCGAGCGTAACGGCATGGCGCCTCCGACATGGATAAAACCGCTTATTCTTTTCTCTATCCCTCTGGCATTTTGTATTCATACCGTGACAGCGTTTCTCTATTGTGGCTTGCCTGGCCGGAGTTTTTGGCTGACCGCCATTTTAGCGCCGCGTTTTCTTGCATCGGCATTTGCTTCCGGACCGGCCTTTCTTATTCTCTTACTATATATTTTGCGACGAGTGTCTGGGTTTGATGTTGGTGAAAAAGCTATTGCCGCTTTGATGACGATTATTCGGTATGGATTGTTGGCAAACCTGTTTTTTCTTGTGTGCGAAGCCTTTGTCGTGTTTTATTCGAACATTCCCGAGCATACCGCGCATTTCATGTATTTATATGCAGGGTTGGAGGGGAAGCATGCGCTCGTTCCTTGGATGTGGCTCTCGGTCGTGCTCATGGTAGCGGCCATGTGGTTATTGCTTGTGCGCAGAGCCTACAGCAATCCCCGCCTTATCCCTGCGATATGTATTATGGTGTTTCTTGGAACATGGATCGATAAAGGACTGGGGCTTATCGCCGGCGGGTTCATTCCATCTATGACACATGAGATCACTGAATATGTTCCGACAGTGCTTGAGGTTGTCATATCGATTGGAGTCTACGGGATTGGAGCCCTCATTTTGTCAATCCTTCTTAATGTCGTCGTCCGGGTCAGGCAGGATCGGGCTGGCCGCTTAGCGAAGGCGTAG
- a CDS encoding BTAD domain-containing putative transcriptional regulator, which yields MEQSIHILPSKLAPAVAPDLVPRENIQAFVKAVIESPICLYVAGAGYGKTSLAAQVVEQAGMQTLWYGLDEFDRDFNTFLSYLIAGARQYVPDFGAEILPRLAAPLVLDSVRQSVLCAFASEIGEHIQAPLLIVLDDCHRLGENPDISSCVEFLMERLPTTVHWLLLSRTQPAFRLSLFQSRRQVRAFGEAELGLCQMESDRLCRHLVGESIDSITLVENYRRSRGWAAGIVLLCLASPESRDVTTHETVTNYFEENVLSGLPDELSDFMCKTALLDWMEPSICNAALQRSDTSAVLEQLCRNHVFTFRLPGENSYCYHHLLRDGLRRQAKLRYNRQELTDLLCSFGRILEEKGHGQQALRLYMSENLHDEICHVLEPLVRVEDWASYSFALLSEALDTLPDEIVKRHPRVFLFKARLASIRGNMDQAVAQFQNALHLFRAANDTLGEESCLREIGVHEYFRGNIVSAYENMYALWETSQSDPCVRSDIAGYCIFFASILGKFEAADTLLHEAMGLTAQSGNPMRNFSRLWIRFCHIMRQQAAGHFVEADIATTRSLEAFEAMGAELILPLVHAHSALIARYRRDFHRGKALAEKGLEMVKHLGVFDHQYGWLSYSKARNAIELGDLDDARQSAEVVYDIFTALGHPWGKSVYHELMGVLCTADDDWHGAHASFARGLACIEGKGLVAWQGELALQLARTLVELERYDEALHMMTTNGAGIDLSTFLRFQRAVITARIDALSGRSASADVHFAEAIRLGSQYDYGAWLVEDIPHLVPVLVRYVASEEKSAFIDSVMKRLDHETVMQLRHVARTGKGVERTTAAAMVTSSPSPVPVPLHVTLLGRFTVTLGETPLVDEVWRNFKALTIFKYLALKSESGFIDKDILLELAWPDEDPQVTGKRFHVAMTFLRKLLEPSLQRGQPSSYLLRRDNSYRLETGQDGSIDVKQFYCAVRDARSLDRHSSDEAAPVWNKAKSLYHGPLFGEDPEEDWFRGERLNLHNEYVECMSRLVASAWGNQDWQGCIEHAEACLCVDGHVEPIYRYLMQAHAERADMAAVHDIFERCRCCLQDELGILPSTETKALYQRLVSDLVES from the coding sequence ATGGAGCAGTCTATACATATCCTTCCATCCAAGCTTGCTCCGGCAGTGGCTCCGGATTTGGTACCTCGCGAAAATATCCAAGCCTTCGTGAAAGCTGTTATCGAATCACCGATTTGTCTCTATGTCGCAGGAGCCGGATATGGGAAAACATCATTGGCCGCTCAGGTTGTCGAACAGGCCGGTATGCAAACGCTCTGGTATGGGCTCGACGAGTTCGACAGAGATTTCAATACGTTCTTGAGCTACTTGATTGCCGGGGCACGACAGTATGTGCCCGACTTTGGAGCAGAGATTCTTCCTCGACTTGCAGCACCTCTTGTTCTGGATTCTGTGCGACAATCGGTGCTGTGTGCGTTTGCGAGTGAAATCGGAGAGCACATTCAGGCCCCACTCTTGATTGTTCTGGATGATTGCCACCGTCTTGGGGAAAATCCCGATATTTCTTCCTGCGTTGAATTTCTCATGGAGCGCCTTCCAACCACGGTGCATTGGCTCCTCTTGAGTCGAACACAACCTGCGTTTCGACTGTCGTTGTTTCAAAGTCGCCGTCAGGTGCGTGCATTCGGGGAAGCGGAACTTGGATTGTGCCAGATGGAGAGTGACCGACTCTGCCGGCATCTTGTTGGAGAAAGCATCGATTCGATAACATTAGTTGAAAATTATCGTCGAAGCCGTGGGTGGGCGGCCGGGATCGTTTTGTTGTGCTTGGCATCGCCTGAGTCACGAGATGTGACCACGCATGAGACCGTCACAAACTACTTTGAAGAGAATGTGTTATCAGGCTTGCCTGATGAACTCTCTGACTTTATGTGCAAGACGGCGTTGTTGGACTGGATGGAACCGTCGATTTGCAATGCTGCGCTCCAGCGCAGTGATACGTCTGCCGTTTTGGAACAGCTTTGCCGAAATCATGTGTTTACCTTTCGTTTACCTGGCGAGAACAGTTACTGTTATCATCATTTGTTGCGCGATGGTCTGCGCCGTCAAGCCAAATTGCGCTATAATCGGCAAGAGTTGACGGATCTCCTCTGTTCCTTTGGTCGGATATTGGAAGAAAAAGGTCACGGGCAACAGGCGTTACGCTTGTATATGAGCGAAAATTTACACGATGAAATCTGTCATGTGTTGGAGCCGTTGGTGCGAGTGGAAGATTGGGCTTCATATTCATTTGCATTGCTCAGTGAAGCGCTTGATACACTGCCTGATGAAATCGTGAAGCGGCACCCCCGTGTTTTTCTTTTCAAAGCTCGCCTCGCCTCCATTCGTGGGAACATGGATCAAGCCGTTGCTCAGTTTCAAAACGCATTGCATCTTTTCCGGGCGGCCAACGACACGCTTGGAGAAGAATCCTGCTTGAGGGAAATCGGCGTCCATGAATATTTTCGAGGCAATATCGTGAGTGCCTATGAGAATATGTATGCACTGTGGGAGACATCACAATCTGATCCCTGTGTTCGAAGTGATATTGCCGGTTACTGCATTTTCTTTGCATCGATATTGGGAAAATTCGAGGCTGCCGATACACTGCTTCATGAGGCCATGGGTTTAACAGCCCAAAGCGGAAATCCCATGAGGAACTTCAGTCGTCTGTGGATTCGGTTTTGCCATATCATGCGGCAACAGGCTGCAGGGCATTTTGTTGAGGCCGATATTGCAACGACCCGAAGCCTGGAGGCCTTCGAGGCCATGGGAGCAGAATTGATTTTGCCCCTTGTGCATGCGCACAGTGCATTGATTGCACGGTATCGACGGGATTTCCATCGTGGAAAGGCTTTGGCTGAAAAAGGGTTGGAAATGGTCAAACACCTTGGTGTCTTTGATCATCAATACGGATGGTTAAGTTACTCTAAGGCTCGCAATGCAATAGAGCTGGGTGATCTTGACGATGCCCGTCAGTCCGCGGAGGTGGTGTATGATATATTTACAGCTCTGGGGCATCCTTGGGGAAAATCTGTCTACCATGAATTGATGGGCGTCCTGTGTACAGCCGATGATGATTGGCATGGAGCACACGCTTCGTTTGCGCGAGGTCTTGCGTGTATTGAAGGGAAAGGCCTTGTAGCGTGGCAAGGAGAACTTGCGCTTCAACTGGCCCGTACTTTGGTGGAGTTGGAACGGTATGACGAGGCGCTGCACATGATGACAACAAACGGTGCAGGCATTGATCTCTCGACCTTTCTTCGTTTTCAACGTGCCGTGATTACGGCGCGCATTGATGCATTATCCGGGCGATCCGCTTCGGCCGATGTCCATTTTGCCGAGGCTATTCGACTCGGTTCACAGTATGATTATGGGGCATGGTTGGTTGAAGATATTCCCCATTTAGTCCCTGTTTTGGTTCGCTATGTTGCGTCAGAAGAAAAAAGCGCATTTATTGATTCGGTGATGAAACGTCTCGATCATGAGACTGTTATGCAGTTGCGTCATGTTGCCCGCACAGGAAAAGGCGTGGAACGAACCACAGCCGCTGCCATGGTGACATCAAGTCCGTCTCCGGTGCCTGTTCCATTACATGTTACGTTGCTGGGGCGTTTTACGGTGACGCTCGGTGAGACCCCTCTTGTTGATGAAGTGTGGCGGAACTTCAAAGCCTTAACGATCTTCAAGTATTTGGCGCTCAAAAGCGAAAGCGGATTTATTGATAAAGATATTTTACTTGAGCTGGCATGGCCGGATGAAGATCCGCAGGTGACAGGAAAACGGTTTCATGTCGCAATGACCTTTTTACGCAAGTTGCTGGAACCCAGCCTTCAGCGAGGGCAACCGTCCTCGTATCTGTTGCGACGCGATAATAGTTATCGTCTGGAGACGGGGCAGGATGGTTCGATTGATGTGAAGCAGTTTTATTGTGCGGTTCGAGATGCCCGGTCGCTGGACCGTCATTCTTCGGACGAGGCGGCTCCCGTCTGGAACAAGGCGAAGTCCTTGTACCACGGTCCGCTCTTTGGGGAAGACCCGGAAGAAGACTGGTTTCGAGGAGAGCGACTGAACCTGCACAACGAATATGTGGAATGTATGTCTCGGCTTGTTGCCTCAGCGTGGGGAAATCAGGATTGGCAAGGCTGTATCGAGCACGCTGAAGCCTGTCTTTGTGTGGATGGGCATGTCGAGCCCATTTATCGATACTTGATGCAAGCGCATGCCGAACGTGCAGATATGGCCGCTGTCCACGATATCTTCGAACGGTGTCGCTGTTGTCTTCAAGACGAACTTGGGATTTTACCGAGTACAGAAACCAAAGCGCTGTATCAACGTCTTGTGTCCGACCTCGTGGAAAGCTGA
- a CDS encoding glycerophosphodiester phosphodiesterase family protein: protein MNFSRVSALLGLCTVFFLCPGQSCAAENVQLGPRPYYLVNDMDASPLKSELEKCVNTKPSTSNFSIGHRGACMMFPEHSRESYIAAARMGAGIIECDVTFTKDKELVCRHSQCDLHTTTNILAIPELAAKCTQQFTPAEIDPKTGEVIKPASAKCCTSDITLAEFKTLKAKMDASNPKATTVEEYMDATPSWRTDLYSPGTVMTHKESIALFKELGVKMTPELKSASVDMPYDGNFTQEAYAQKMIDEYTEAGVAPENVFAQSFNLNDILYWIKADPEFGKQAVFLDDRDETLDGFNIEDPATWKPSMKELAAKDVNIIAPPLWMLMTVKDGKLAASEYAKQAKAAGLDIITWSLERSGPLRDGGGWYYQTVNDITNNPGDIMNTIDVLAQDVGVIGIFSDWAATVTYYANCKGFK, encoded by the coding sequence ATGAACTTCTCTCGCGTATCCGCCTTGCTCGGTTTGTGTACGGTATTTTTTCTCTGCCCTGGGCAATCCTGTGCCGCAGAAAATGTCCAGCTGGGCCCCCGGCCTTATTATCTTGTCAACGACATGGATGCGAGCCCGCTGAAAAGCGAACTTGAAAAATGTGTGAATACAAAACCCTCCACCTCCAACTTTTCCATCGGGCACCGTGGTGCCTGCATGATGTTTCCCGAACATTCTCGCGAATCGTACATTGCCGCTGCCCGCATGGGTGCCGGCATCATTGAATGCGATGTTACCTTCACGAAAGACAAGGAACTCGTTTGCCGCCATTCCCAATGCGATCTCCACACGACCACGAATATCCTCGCCATTCCGGAACTGGCCGCGAAATGCACCCAGCAGTTTACCCCGGCTGAAATCGATCCCAAAACCGGCGAAGTCATAAAGCCGGCTTCAGCCAAATGCTGCACGAGCGACATCACCCTGGCCGAATTCAAGACGCTGAAAGCCAAGATGGATGCGAGCAATCCCAAAGCCACCACAGTGGAAGAATACATGGATGCCACCCCGAGCTGGCGCACCGACCTCTATTCCCCCGGCACGGTCATGACGCACAAGGAAAGCATCGCCCTGTTTAAGGAACTTGGCGTGAAGATGACGCCGGAACTCAAGAGTGCCAGCGTGGACATGCCCTATGACGGCAATTTCACACAGGAAGCCTACGCGCAGAAGATGATCGATGAGTATACAGAAGCCGGTGTTGCGCCGGAAAACGTTTTTGCACAATCGTTTAATCTCAATGATATTCTCTATTGGATCAAAGCCGATCCCGAATTCGGCAAACAAGCGGTGTTCCTCGACGATCGCGATGAAACGCTCGACGGCTTCAATATCGAAGACCCCGCCACGTGGAAACCGTCCATGAAAGAACTCGCCGCCAAAGACGTCAACATCATCGCCCCGCCTTTGTGGATGCTCATGACGGTCAAAGACGGTAAACTCGCCGCGTCGGAATACGCCAAACAGGCGAAAGCGGCCGGTCTCGACATCATCACCTGGAGCCTGGAACGCTCCGGCCCTCTGCGTGACGGCGGTGGTTGGTATTACCAGACTGTCAACGATATTACCAACAATCCCGGTGATATCATGAACACCATCGATGTTCTTGCTCAAGATGTCGGCGTCATCGGTATCTTCTCTGACTGGGCCGCCACGGTGACGTATTACGCTAACTGCAAAGGCTTTAAATAA